The DNA segment TTAATCTTCGAACATTAAATGTTAGTTTAATACATTGGTCTTGTATATCGATGTATTTATAGTCACTCAGTATAGTTCACTCCTTAACTACATGCACATTTGTTGTTTACGGAAACGGATAAATCAACAAACAGAGGTTTCCCGTTTCCTGGTCTGACATACCTTGTTTTTTTACGTTTTACCTATTTGACATCCTTGCTAGTCATGCAGGGCAGAATTACAGTTTGTATCCGCTATGAATAAAATTAGCCTGACGAACAAAATTAATAACTAAAGATAAAGAGTtctctgtaatttactttttctAAGTATATGATTCGAAAGCCATGGTCAACtacttcatacatgtacatataacaCACTATTGTTATTGGTTGCTACATGCCACGACGTTTTAACTTCACATTCATTTACAAATTCCTTCATTCTTTCTATCTAATAAATAGATTGAAGAATAAAAGTCaacttttgtataaatttttagTATTCCAAATGTATGGATTGGTTGAATAACGTAAACCGGTTTCCATAATTACTGTGACGCCACCATCTCTGGATAGGTTCGAATGAGATGTGTGTAAAATTGTCAGCAATCTGTTATAGTACAGAAAATCTTAGAATTGATGAGGATTTCCAGTTTTAGTTTGACGAAGGACGGTTGTTCTCTCTAGGTACTTCGTCACGTAAAATCGAGTgacaataataatttatatccAAGTGTgatgaaagtggcgttaaacaccaacagTCAATTCTAAATCAGATTAATTAACATGTAGTTACTactattttaataacaaaaaagtacaaCATCATGAACAATATGGCAGCCAATGACATTATCTAGACCTGCAGTAACGTTCTTCGTATTATATTGAAGTACTGAAACATagaatatatgaaataattagAAATGAGTCTAGGtgtgaaaattataaaagactAACATTCTTGTACATCCATGTATATACAATGATGCTCAAATAAGTGTAAATTCATCTTCGCTAATTAAGGGTTACGATCCGGGAGTGGATCGatacccttggctagcgaagatggtgTAAATTATggtcatatataaaatatgcaatGAATAAATCATACAGTTTGGATGTTTTTCTCTCAGGCAAGAGGATCATCGGTGATTTTGTTGtgtggaagaattgttagctgtatatGCCTGcatggcatggttcatctgatctcattttcatggttcattagtcaatgtagttttcttggttaatgtaatgtttatgtGAGAGTTGTaataaagaaggcgagacatatcaACGTTTGCACTCTTGTCTTCGACCTATGGTGTGAATACCCCAAAAGTctcttcttcatttttttacattgctCATTAGTGAACTTAGTCTAGGTTAGCTAGGACAGATTGAAACTCATATAAATTCAAACTCGGCCGGATGACTTCGGTTTGGCTTGCCTAATTGTTTAAAACTTTCGAACATACGTTTTAATACAGTAAAGAACCATATGGTAAttgcaatgttaaaaataaaaatattaaagtcgCGCCATTGGTTAACTTTGTTAAGAACGCTTTAACCAATACTAATGGTTTAGTgcatacttttgaaaataataccTAGACTGGATTATATTCTAAAACAGCTTTAAGAAAAACTTACAGTATTGTCAGTAAACAAAAATGCAAGTACGGCAATAGGATTAAAATCTTTGTTGTACTTGTAAAATGTGACCAAATGACCtgaaatatacatgttaaagtGTAACCAATAAAccgctgcgccatgagcgcatgatacgcccgtcgtcttgtGTGATAGTTAATGCAACAATCATAAATAGTCTCTgtaccatatattgtttttgagatacggtggaACCTACATATATGACCACCCCAACcccatatatataacaaagaagtgtgtaaagttttaagcaataatcattaattaatcattaaagtttcatgaaatttggataagtcgttctcaagttacgatgcgacatgtttacgccggacagacagacagacggacggacaccggacatttgtataacataaaacgtcccgtcaaaattttgatggGCGTATGAAAAAGGGTTACCgacattttaattcaaaaaaagGGGAGGTGTGGTTTTTtccttattattttttaactaaaaaaggGTGAGGGTATGATATTTTGCTGAAATAAACCGTATGTGAAATATTGTAGTCGAGgcagatgacaaaaaaatatttttaatctagATTTTTCCCATACGTtgtagtgttaaattttgaagaagaaCATTTTCTGACTCgtacaaaaaaacataatcccACTTGAAGTTATATGGTTGCTCAAGAATTGGGAATGAATACAATACCTTTCTTGACTTCATCACCAATAACAGTTCTTTCCTGGTCATCTTCAGCGGTAAATATGTCATAATCCTTTGGTTCAAAATAGAACGATGGTGATGCCGTCTGGAAACCCTGTGCGGGACCTTTGGCTATGTATACAGAACTTTCGTAATTATTAACCCTGATGAAACATTCAGCTGAAAATTGAAGAACGGTTACAGCTGATTTCATTGAGTGTGAAGCCAAAGATAATATCTTAGATTAGTTTGCTTGTTAGCGGAACCGTGAGGTCATTAATAGATCAGGTAACTACCCTCttttaagagtagactagtcctgcagataaccaatctatatGTCTGTTGGACTAGGCTACTTTGAAAGGGGGTAGTTTACCTGACACatcaatgacttcacggttcagcttaCAAGTAAGCTAACCACAGATATTCCCTTTAGCTTCACATTCAATAAAATTCGCTGTAAAGGTTAAAACAGGTTAAGTTTAACAAACGTTATCAACTGAATGCTCATGTCATCTGCCTGATAGGAAAACCCTTATCTCTTGTTCTTTAGGTAAAGAAAACAGAAGATCCCCTTCAATTTAAAATTGCAGAGgacttgttcttttttttaggttttttttatgaactgtaaacaacttttaaataaTCCTTTTCTCACATGTCTATCATTCTAATAGAGGAATGAAATAAAAGTGTctcgaaaaaatataatagacctaaaagaaaacaagaaaagtaCTACATgcattcattcattttattcataaccAATTTCTCATCACACAATCACTCATTTCGTACAAGTCGAGCCTTTATTGCATGtcctattttttttccaaatattaaAAGTGTTTCATCGGCTCATCATTTGTCCACGTTCAAAGACATGAAATTCCTTGCTAAAGGAGTTCTACAGTTCTGAACTTATCAATAACTATTTCCACTGTGCTTACATTGGAAAAAGAACCAGTTATGTGACCCAAGTAATAATTCTTCTTATAATGTTTCCGAATGCTGGTTTTTTAGTGTAGTCACCTTTGTAGTTGGGATTTTTACACATTCGTTCGCCACAGAGATGAATGATGAATTCTGTGCGGAAGTGACGAGAACAAGTACTCAACGatgcagaaaaaaatcaaaacgtttGGACATTTTGGCTGTGTAATATCCTTAATAAATCACCGAAGTATTATCCAAAATATAAactatctaaaataaatttctgTTGATGATTTAATGTGGTACAGGTATAATTTTTTGTTAGTAAAAACCTCACACTTAAATTTGTTAAagccaaataaaggcaacagtagtataccactttTCGAAACTCATGaatcgatagaaaaaacaaacccGGCTTActaactaaaactgagggaaacgcattaactataagaggagaacaacgacgcAAAACAGACCACAAAAAGGGAACCAGTTGTGAAAGGGTTAATCCTTTTACAACTGACTATtatacagtttatttttttctcatcacTGAAAATTCTGAAGGTGACCTCTAATAattgcttatacatgtattcacgtcatttgaactctgttcgatagttgtcttattggcattcCTACCACATCTcctaattatcatttttttttacaaaaaatgcaaTAATCATAACACAGACAAACATCAATTTTTGCACACTGCATCTTGGCTGTCTCGATCGGTATTTTTTGGACATTCCACCTTATAttaatgtattttgaaatacGTTTCAAAGATGTTTTAGACTTACCCGTTACAAATAAAgcagaaaataaaaacacttttCCAGTCATGATCACCATTGTTTATTATcgaatttatgtaaatattcaaCATTACCATACTAATTATATCAATTAATCTATTCGGCCTAGATGCATGTATGGGCTTTGGCATAACTACAGACGAATAATAAAATGTTGCATTCATTTATTGTCGATTCGAacacacgtatatattacagttTGGATGATAAACTTAGACCAGTGTGTATAGTATGTTTGAATGTTTGACAGTGTTTTCTCATAAAAAGAGATCTATGTATTTACCCATAGGGTTCTATTTTAAACTTTACTGCGCAGTGACAATCAACTGTATCAAACACTCAAAATTAGAAGTGCCGTTTAgatgatatttaatttaaatgttcaagaCTGTCATATAGAGACAATCATTTCATGGATTGCTAAATGAAACAGTTACAATTGTTTCACAACTTTGATTTTTGAAAGCAGCAAAACCTCAAAATAAGATAATAACACATTACATGcatcccttttttttaaaaggcttGATGGAATCTGGCATGCATGTACTATTTTTATGGTGCTTTTTATGTTCCTTTGTGATGATTCCCCCCTTTGTACTTCTAATTATGCAatcttttacaaatttgttacacgtgtatttgaaaaattaaaagtgtaaCGAAAAGGAATTGTAATCATGTAAATTTTTGGCCCATGATTTTGTTAGAAATAATCGATTACATATTTGAACAGTTTCGTGGAAATTCAAAAGAAATCATCGGCTTCGTTTTTGCGTTCTAAACCATACAAGAGATGAgtgaaaaaattacaaacttGTAGCAATCTAATGACCATGTATTCAGTGTAAATAGTGCTCATATCAATAACGCAATAagatatcatttaaaaacatcATGCTGCAGACAGATTTTTATTTGAGAAATGCCAGTTCAAAGTGAATAAAATACATACGtattttcgttgttttccttcattctatacatttatgaatatatttcaaatgtatttaacTGCTTGTATCTTATGAAATAGTTCTCGGCTTGAGACATCTAAACGTTTTTGTAACATGAAAACATGATGCTTTCATAAACACATTTTTACTTATCTATcacaaattcatgtatttggttttgatgttatatttgttattctcataggagTTTGTCTAATGCTTATTCCGTTTCTGAATGTgctacattttaatgttgtgtcgttgttctcttctgatattaaatgcgtttccctcagttttagtttgttaccccgattttgttttttgtccatggatttatgagttttgaacagcggtatactactgttgcctttattttgtacaacatcattgattgattaactGTTGGTGTTAAACAGCAGTTTCAACGTTGAAAGTAGAAACGTGTGGTCATGATAATAGTTCTATGCATCCAAATTCTACAATTAATACCGGGTAtaattttcttttccattacacaagttacatttttgtacttgcCGGAATGCCGGCCTATTAATATATGTAGTAGCAGTAATTTCCTACATCTTAACTTATAATGTTGTTATATCGCTGCCATTTTACTATGTAAATGTAAAAGGGACGGAGTTAGCAACTAAAAGGTCACAACTTCCttccaacaatgagcaagacTCATCAGATCAATATGAAACTACATGacaattcaaacgtgaaaaaCACACGTATCATGTATCCAGTCACAAAGTCTTCAAGTTTGTCACTCTCTAAATAACTGAAAGCatatttaaaaccaattacaacCTACACATAAATCCTGCTATGCCATTCAACGTATCTATCGGTACACATCCAACAGTGTGAAGACGTCATAAACAATCGGAAAAAAGCACGATGCTAGTTATCTTTTTTTGTGTGCATTAACAGTTAGCATccagcatattttatgaaaattacttTTTAGTTGATATTAACGACGtatgttttaaacaaagttTACACTGTTTAAATATAGAATAGTACAAAGTCGaattgaaatatcaatgtttgtttATGACAACAGATGGCTGCgaatttaaatgcaaaatattgaTCCCATCGAAAAACTTTGTTTTTCTAGTTACCTTGTGACTTCattcaattatttgtttttttatgtccagtggcaactATTGCATAGATACCAACTTGGTATTACCAAGACTATAACATGTTGTGGTTGGTTCTTGATTGCCATAtgtgtaagttttttttatatagttagCGTTTTAATCGGGATACATATATCTAGAGACCTCGAGCCAACAAGTCTCTAAACTAACTCCTAAAAGCAGCTTTGTATTGCAAAGACATTCATTAAAAGTACTagtaatttcaaaatgacaagacaactttttagaaaaatctaGTGAATTGACGACAGGGAGCAAACGAATAAAGAATTTTAAAGGGTATGATAATCTAAAAGATGTATGTAGACGTGTCAAGTGTTGTCAATGTTTTAAAGGtattttctacatatgaaaatCGTGAACCAATTCAgaattatgacagttgttatccattcgtttgatgtgtttaagcttttgattttacaattgccattttattagggactttccttttttgattttcctctaagtttggatttttttgtgattttactttttactagaATAACATGATTTTGCTTGGTAGTTTGTTATAAATCGTGTCGTAAGATATTCTTTGAGTCGAGATACAGATATAGTTTAAAGATGTCGAAACtgaagttgtatatatatgaatagCATTATCTTAACAGATATGGTATTGAATTTACTAAAACGACAACAACTCAACAGTGCTTATAATCCACTTCATTTTGACGACCAAtaaatagttgtctcattgtcaaccattccacatctttttaataTCTTGTGATGTATTTGAATCTCGATTGCGTATCTATAACAATTTGATACTGGTAATTTTTACATGCACGAAATCaaatttttcttctttgctATAAAGCATCAGGGGGAAAAACTAGCACAGTCAGTGTGTTTACTATTGTATAGGATATGATTTACAccaatatgttttatatgtggttgcataatttattaataaattgaacaataaatgtctatctattttttaatatatatgttttactgAGTCGCAGCATGTTTATAAGCGCTAGTTATTAATGATCTCCTTCTTCCTCCCGAGATCCATCTTCACTATCTCCTTCTTCTATTTTCCTTCTTCTTGTTCTTCACTGCTGCTGTCACCATctgaatatcaaaattaaaatcaatattttttaactatcaatataaactataaaggacaaaacaaatgtaatagTTACAAATTCATAATTCCCTTTCCAGATAAtgagacaatacaaatactgttGGTTATAATAGCCAAAGAGGCCATCCACCTGAGTTTGAATGCAGTGGAAAATGATTGgcatacatgtatgaacaatTCAGAACTAACATaatttctatgaagttaaacataatagaaaaaaaggaaaaatgttttaaaaaccgCACTAGGCATATAAAgagaataaataacaaaataaacaatgtattaaattctattttcttttattcatgtcacataaaaaaaaccgaGACAAACGGAAACAAAAaaggataaaacaaaacaacaataaattaaaaaagcaaGATAAGCTTACTTTTAACTATAAGCTTTGCATAAATAGAATGCCTAAAGCTTATTatgacaattatttaaaaaaaaatgtaaacaacacattataaatttcatgcgtccgaagtttttttctggatttaccttcattcaaatatttgaaagccaaggatATATAAAAACCGAAACAATTGAAGAGCTTTATATCCAAAAGTATCCGAAAAAAAAGCCATATCCAtctaaaatcaattttgtctgagggagttgaaaccttacaTGTAGTTTCTtgataattgcaaaatttacaaatttaagaaatggTCGTTgttaatcatgtcagtaccgaagtatTTAATCGGAATtatcagataatgcatatttttcaaACATGATTGGAGTTGATTACACATACTGGGATTTGAGCTCAAAACATAAGAGCCGAAGACTATGATGACTGGAGATAAACATCTTTGAAAACGAGGCCACGGAGGCCCTATGATGGTAGCGGGtaacagttactgacagcttagtaatattttacttatatattaCAATAGTTCATACCTTTGTCTTTTCTACAAGATCTAACTCCGTCGCCTCGGTATTTGGCTTTACATACGCATTTCCTATTTATACACTTGGCTTTCTTATGGCATCTTTTCAAGCATTTGTGTACAATATGTACTGGTGTCTTGACTGCAAAAGAGACAATTGTTCGAATTATAAGTTATAATTCTTGTAATTTCATTTATGAGAATGATTTATatctaatttatttttaccaaatatttcaaCGATCTACTAGAAATCTAGTTTTGTTGACGACTCAGTAAGTCATAAGGGTAAAGCAATTTCAAAACACGTTATGCATGAACTGGAAATATATACAAGTACATACATTGCCTTTTATACAAGATCTTACTTCTTCTGCTTAGTATCCTGCTGCAGACACGCATTTTCTATTAATACACTACGCTCTTTTATGACATTTATTCATGCATATTAGTGTCTTGCCTTAATTTTATATGTCTTACAAATAACGAGGTCATATAGTTGATGTAATTTCTTTGTTGACCTTGAGAAacgtttttgtttaattctttatttgaatttaaagaatTGGCTGcataacttctttttttaatcagtCACAATGAATAAGTTAATGAAAGTATTCTAaacatatttaatgtatattttaaatatgcgTACCTCTGCGGTTTGAACAAGAACTTATTCCGTCGCCTCGGTATCCTGATTTACAGACgcattttccttttttacacTTGGCGACTCTCCTATCACATGTTCTCAAGCATTTTTGTGTCAAAACTACAAACAAGACAATAGTTTTAATTGTGAGATAGTGGAATAGTTATAGTTTCATTACTGACATTAGTGACTATTCAGTTTTTTTTGACTGACCATGCATTTAAAGATCTACTCCAACAACTGATTTTTCTGCTGACTAACGTCAGTCAtgattaaagattttaaaaaataaaataaggtatACTCATCTATACTCTAAGTGTCCATACCTCTGATGCTAGTACAAGATCTAATTCCGTCGCCTCGCCATGCTGACTTACAGACACATTTGCCTCTTGTACATATGGCTTTCTTATGACATTTTGTCCTGCACTTGGGTGTTTTATCTGCAAAATGAACAATAATTCGAATTATAAGGTATAATTGTTGTGATTTCATTTCTAATATTGAtgaatatctatatttttaccATAATTTTAACGGTCTGCTCGACATCTTCTTTTGTCGATGACTTAGTCTGTTCAAATGGAAAAGGAATAACAAATCTGGTATGCAAAAACTTGGATGCTATAAAAGAACATGTacttgacttttgttcaacaactTACTCCGTCGCACCGGTATCCTGATTCCCAGACTCatgaacattttatacatttagttCTTTATgacatttattcataaaaagatTACAATTGCGATGTACTGTATTTTTTGACACTGTGAAACGTTTTTGATTTATTCTGAAAGTAATGTTTAAAAATAGGCTCGACATCTGTTTTTGACTGCCGACTATAGTTAATCATGCGGAAAAAAAGAGAGACACAAGATATGTAAGggatattcaaattcaaactgAAAATGATTTGGCATAACACGAAAACACGAGGAGAAGACGAAcattaaaaaacacatttcacaacatagaaaaataaaaattgagcaacacgaaacccacaaaaaacggttaataagttaataaaaacatcgttatcataataatataaacTAATAatatgcacctgtcctaagtcaagaatctgatgtacagtagttgtcctttgttttgtaatttaaacgtgtttctcgtttcacgttttttttatatagattagaccgttggttttccagtttgaatggttttacactagtaattttaggtcctttatagcttttagttcggtgtgagccaaggcatctttacttttttaaattgttcttttaatggagagttgtctcattggcactcacaccacatcttcctatatctttacCCTTCTTTTTTCTACAAGATATAACTCCGTCGCCTTGTCCTGATTTACAAACGCATATTCTTTTTATACACTTAGCTTTTTATGACATTTTCTCCAGCAGGGTTAAGTGCCTGCAAAATGGACAAATTTTCGAACAATGGGTCTTGTTGTCGTTAACGTTGTAATAGCTGACATTGATAagtatttacagaaaaaaacaataaaatatccaATTAATGTAAAGTATTCAACGGGTGATCGAACAACACGTTTATTCCTAAATGCGTGTAACGCATAAGTTTATTTTCAGGACTATATTCAGTCACTAGGTATTATACACCATTTTTTCGTTTGATGAGGTATGTGGATATGTTGTATAATTgctgatattcactgaggcaaACAACCAGtatttcaaaagtcaattaagTCGTATAATCATCAAAACAgaaaccaattatttttttcaatattccaaaagagataaaaaaaaaatgtattaaaaccAAAAGCAAATGTATATTAAGTATTTTACCATAATTACACTTTTTAAAGCATGTGACGCTAAGGGCGGagaatattacttttttttcggaTGAATATGGTGTTCTATTTAAAATCAATTCATATAGAAAGTCTTCAAAAATGCAAGGGTTCTTTCTGTCAAACAAGCATGGCAATCCCCCTACACAAGGAAATATCTCATTGTTATACCTTCATAATATTATAAGGAAATACCGTGATTTCCCACTAAAAATTCGATAATGTCACATgttaaaaacatcaaacaattgATCTCCCATGCTATCACTCATAATGGTTTTTGTTAAGACATTATCGATGACATCGTAAAAAGCATAGGAAaaggtaaaaacacaaaaatactgaactccgaggaaaattcaaaaaggaaagtccaaaaccaaaaggcaaaatcaaaagtccaaacaaaAGGAAAGGATAGAGTTTCTTTCATTTTCCATGGTATTACCATTTAAAAGTCCGTGGATAAtgtagtaaaaagaaaaaactaacccaagaattcaaatatcgaaaaaaaTATCCAGCTCGTGACCGAACAAAACTGACAATTAACACATGCGCTACTGTAAGTTATGTTCACATTATGTAGAAAACTTCATATTTTGACTGTGTTTATATTCTCTCATAAAGAGTTGATGAGTTGGTGGCAAATTAAAACAGTTAGAGACTTTATACTTTGTTATCAGCTGgtgtttgatattttgaatgatCAGTTGTCATCAGCCTTCGGTTTCGAGCATCAAAGTGAACAAGCCACGGTTTGAGATCGATTCTATTTGTTAGGTTTATACAATACACACCTTCTTCTTCGATGGCTTCTTCTGGCGCTTCGACAGCCACAGGGGcgactgaaataaaaaatatatacgataATGAACTCATTCTAAcggataattttgataaatttaatccCACACGTGTACATTCAGACAATCAATTTACCCAATGCAATTAAGAACATATAAAAGTTGCTGTTCCTCGACAAAAATGGTAATTTTGGAAAGCCTTACATAAACTAACGAATGAAACTTTTGTTGAAGAAAAATATGTACAGGCCACTTTAAGCCTAATCTAACATGTCTATGATTTTGCATCACAAATTGAGGATTCACGAGCTTCCTACAATGTAGTATACTAacttaagatttccagaaaacgaAGGGTTATTTCAGTAGCACTTGCCCTCCGAAAGATGGTATTTCAATAGAAGACTAAACATTGTTTGAAAATTGATTGGCACACATGtacaattcaaaacaaatcaaacttaatagaaaataaggtaaaatgtttgaaaaaaactatgaataatgaaaaaagatAGTTGATTAAAGAGAGGTTTTGAATTGATTGTCTGAAACTAATTAAAAcatggttaaaaataataaatctgcgtattatttacataaataaactcatcaaagataccaggactaaatttataatacgctagacgcgcgtttcgtctacaaaagactcatcagtgacgctcgaatccaaaaaagattaaaaaggccaaataaattgcgaagttgaagagcattgtggaccaaaattcctaaaagttttaccaaatacagctaaggtaatctatgcctgaggtagaaaagccttagtatttcaaaaaattcaaaaatttgtaaacagtaaatttataaatataaccatatcaatgacaattcgtgtcagcacaaaaagtgctgaatactgggcttgtgataccctcggggaaataattctccaccagcagtggcatcgacccagtggttgtaaattaactcatcatatataccaggactaaatttagtatacgccagacgcgcgtcgtttcgtctacaaaagactcatcagtgacgctcgaatccaaaaaaaaaattaaaaagctcaaataaattacgaagttgaaaagcattgaggaccaaaattcctaaacgtttggCAAATAccgctaaggtaatctatgcttgaggtagaaaagccttagtatttaaaaaaattcaaaaatttgtaaacagttaattataaatataaccatatcaatgacaattcgtGTCAGCAGCACGGGGAAATACatatccaccagcagtggcatcgacctagtggttgtaagtaaactcatcatagataccaggactaaatttagtatacgccagacgcgcgtttcgtctacaaaagactcaacagtgacgctcgaattcaaaaaaagttaaacaggccaaataaattacgaagttgaagagcattgaggaccaaaattcctaaaagctttgccaaatacagctcaggtaatctatgcctgaggtagaaaagccatcatatttcaaaattttcaaaaatttgtaaacagtaaatgtataaatataaccatatcaatgacaattcgtgtcaacacaaaaagtgctgaatactgggcttgtgataccctcggggaaataattctccaccagcagtggcatcgacccagtggttgtaaattaactcatcatagataccaggactaaatttagtatacgccagacgcgcgtttcgtctacaaaagactcatcagtgacgctcgaatccaaaaaagttatgaaggccaaataaattacgaagttgaagagcattgaggaccaaaattcctaaacgttttgccaaatacagctgaggtaatctatgcctgaagTAGAAAAGCCTCGGGGAAATAattctccaccagcagtggcatcgacccagtggtaacttaactcatcatagataccaggactaatcagt comes from the Mytilus trossulus isolate FHL-02 chromosome 3, PNRI_Mtr1.1.1.hap1, whole genome shotgun sequence genome and includes:
- the LOC134711177 gene encoding uncharacterized protein LOC134711177; amino-acid sequence: MVIMTGKVFLFSALFVTAECFIRVNNYESSVYIAKGPAQGFQTASPSFYFEPKDYDIFTAEDDQERTVIGDEVKKGHLVTFYKYNKDFNPIAVLAFLFTDNTYFNIIRRTLLQV